One part of the Mariniflexile litorale genome encodes these proteins:
- a CDS encoding 2TM domain-containing protein codes for MESNYIEKDRYERATKRVKRIKSFYTHAVVYVVINIMIVIVNIQNLDVGESYFQWHNFTTLFFWGIGLLAHGLSVFAPNFILGKDWEEKKIKDLMEKDKKPWQ; via the coding sequence ATGGAAAGTAATTATATAGAAAAAGACCGTTACGAGCGTGCTACAAAACGGGTGAAACGTATTAAAAGTTTTTATACACATGCTGTTGTTTATGTGGTAATCAATATTATGATTGTTATTGTAAATATTCAAAATTTAGACGTAGGCGAAAGCTATTTTCAATGGCATAATTTTACCACCCTATTCTTTTGGGGCATTGGTTTGTTGGCTCATGGTCTGTCTGTTTTTGCCCCAAACTTTATCTTGGGTAAGGATTGGGAAGAGAAAAAAATTAAAGACCTTATGGAAAAAGACAAAAAACCTTGGCAGTAA
- a CDS encoding LytTR family DNA-binding domain-containing protein has protein sequence MNTIIIEDEKPSARRLQRMLTVLNMEAETMLHSVEESIHWFQNNPHPDLIFLDIQLSDGLSFEIFEAIEIKSAVIFITAYDEYALQAFKLNSIDYLLKPIDEDDLANAVKKYQERLPQKQAVTLDFNDIKKLLINPIDREYKKRFSVKVGQHLKLINIDEVECFYSENKGTYLHTSEGRNYLLDTTLELLENELEPKSFFRISRKFFVNINAIKDMVSYTNSRLQIKLNSYNDDEVIVARERVKDFKMWLES, from the coding sequence ATGAACACCATCATTATAGAAGACGAAAAGCCATCCGCACGTCGTTTACAACGTATGTTAACAGTTTTAAATATGGAAGCTGAAACTATGCTACATTCCGTTGAAGAGTCCATCCATTGGTTTCAAAATAACCCACATCCCGATTTAATATTTTTAGACATTCAATTAAGCGACGGACTCTCATTTGAAATCTTTGAAGCCATCGAAATAAAATCCGCAGTTATTTTTATTACTGCTTACGACGAGTATGCGCTGCAAGCCTTCAAGCTAAATAGTATTGATTATTTATTGAAACCCATTGATGAGGACGATTTAGCAAACGCTGTAAAAAAATACCAAGAGCGCTTACCGCAAAAACAAGCCGTTACTTTGGATTTTAACGATATTAAAAAGCTTCTCATTAACCCCATAGATCGTGAGTATAAAAAACGTTTTTCGGTAAAAGTGGGGCAACATTTAAAACTGATTAATATAGATGAGGTTGAATGTTTTTATAGCGAAAACAAAGGCACCTATTTACACACTTCCGAAGGCAGAAACTATTTACTAGATACCACTTTGGAATTACTCGAAAACGAACTGGAGCCAAAAAGCTTTTTTAGAATAAGCCGTAAGTTTTTTGTAAATATCAATGCTATAAAAGATATGGTGAGCTACACCAATTCGAGGTTACAAATAAAATTAAACTCGTATAACGACGATGAAGTTATTGTAGCCCGAGAGCGTGTTAAAGATTTTAAGATGTGGTTGGAGTCATAG
- a CDS encoding MBL fold metallo-hydrolase — translation MITTIIAIIGISLISYLLFTNFYPSFGGQLTKEQQVVYQHSKQFRNGKFNNTKAVPKDLSFTETLKLAYTFFTTKVPNSRPKKDLNVKKLDSTQVAAYSNQARMIWFGHSSFMLQMENKTILIDPMFGRVAAPHPLLGANRFNKEFPLEVEKIPQIDAVIFSHDHYDHLDYETVLKIKDKTRHFFVPLGVGLHLEAWGVPKTKITELDWWQEITFENLTLVCTPAQHFSGRKFNTAQTTLWCSWVIQSKTENIYFSGDSGYASHFKEIGNKYGPFDLALMECGQYNYMWADIHMMPEETAQAGIDVKAKKIMPIHWAGFKLALHEWTDPIKRLKAKAEILNLMVITPEIGQEIIITDMKNTYKKWWEAI, via the coding sequence ATGATCACCACTATTATAGCTATTATAGGCATCAGCCTTATTTCATATTTACTATTCACAAACTTCTATCCTAGTTTTGGTGGTCAACTTACAAAAGAACAGCAAGTAGTTTATCAACATTCAAAACAATTCAGAAACGGAAAATTTAATAATACAAAAGCGGTTCCTAAAGACTTAAGTTTTACTGAAACTTTAAAATTAGCTTACACGTTTTTCACAACAAAAGTTCCTAATAGTAGACCCAAAAAAGATCTAAACGTAAAAAAATTAGATTCTACTCAGGTAGCCGCTTACAGCAACCAAGCTAGAATGATATGGTTTGGTCATTCCTCATTTATGCTTCAAATGGAAAATAAAACGATCTTAATTGATCCTATGTTTGGGAGAGTGGCTGCTCCCCATCCTCTTTTAGGTGCTAATAGATTTAATAAAGAGTTTCCTTTGGAAGTGGAAAAAATACCTCAAATAGATGCTGTTATTTTTTCGCATGACCATTACGACCATTTAGACTACGAAACCGTTTTGAAAATAAAAGACAAAACCCGCCATTTCTTTGTACCACTTGGGGTTGGTCTTCATTTAGAAGCTTGGGGCGTACCTAAAACTAAGATTACGGAATTAGATTGGTGGCAAGAAATCACTTTTGAAAACTTAACCTTGGTATGCACACCTGCTCAACATTTTTCTGGAAGAAAATTTAATACCGCTCAAACTACTTTGTGGTGTTCGTGGGTTATACAATCTAAAACTGAGAATATTTATTTTAGTGGAGACAGCGGTTATGCCTCCCATTTTAAAGAAATTGGTAATAAATATGGACCTTTCGATTTAGCACTTATGGAATGTGGACAATACAACTACATGTGGGCGGACATACACATGATGCCCGAAGAAACAGCTCAAGCTGGTATAGATGTAAAAGCTAAAAAAATAATGCCCATACATTGGGCAGGATTTAAATTAGCCTTACATGAATGGACTGATCCTATTAAACGCTTAAAAGCCAAGGCTGAGATATTAAATTTGATGGTGATCACACCAGAAATTGGACAAGAAATCATCATCACCGATATGAAAAACACCTATAAAAAATGGTGGGAAGCTATTTAA
- a CDS encoding alpha/beta hydrolase, translated as MIKNLFLLITILCSYPYAAAQNNDLQWLDIELSNYSYPYAVSTLPLHIQEQDLKMAYMDVKPENYNGKNIVLIHGKNFNGAYWKTTIEALTKEGFRVIVPDQIGFGKSSKPQHFHYTFQQLAQNTKALLDTLKINKTAILGHSMGGMLATRFALMYPETTEKLILENPIGLEDWKLKVPYKPVEWWYQNELKNTYESIKKYQLVSYYDNKWKPEYDEWVNLLAGWTLNSDYKTIAWNAALTYDMIFTQPVVYEFKNISSPTLLIIGTRDRTALGKPLVTDDVRKTMGLYNELGKKTQKSIPNSQLVELENIGHLPHIENFNGFINPLIQFLQK; from the coding sequence ATGATTAAGAACCTGTTCCTATTAATTACAATTTTATGCAGTTATCCATATGCCGCTGCACAGAATAATGATTTACAGTGGTTAGATATTGAATTATCTAATTACTCCTATCCATATGCGGTTTCCACTTTGCCATTACACATCCAAGAGCAAGATTTAAAAATGGCTTACATGGATGTAAAACCCGAGAATTATAATGGAAAAAACATTGTTTTAATTCACGGTAAAAATTTTAATGGTGCTTATTGGAAGACCACTATTGAAGCTTTGACTAAGGAAGGATTTCGCGTTATTGTTCCGGACCAAATAGGTTTTGGAAAATCGTCTAAACCACAACATTTTCATTATACCTTTCAACAGCTGGCGCAAAACACAAAAGCATTGTTAGACACTTTAAAAATTAATAAAACGGCTATTTTAGGACATTCTATGGGTGGTATGTTGGCGACTCGTTTTGCATTAATGTACCCAGAAACTACCGAAAAACTTATTTTAGAAAACCCAATAGGGTTAGAAGATTGGAAATTAAAGGTGCCTTACAAACCCGTTGAGTGGTGGTACCAAAATGAATTAAAAAACACCTATGAAAGCATTAAAAAATATCAGCTTGTAAGTTATTATGATAATAAATGGAAACCAGAATATGATGAATGGGTCAATTTATTAGCTGGCTGGACGCTAAATTCGGATTATAAAACAATTGCTTGGAATGCGGCACTTACCTATGATATGATTTTTACACAACCGGTGGTTTATGAGTTTAAAAACATTTCATCTCCCACCCTATTAATTATAGGCACCAGAGATAGAACCGCATTAGGCAAACCCTTAGTTACAGATGACGTAAGAAAAACGATGGGATTATATAATGAGTTAGGTAAGAAAACACAAAAAAGCATTCCTAATTCTCAATTAGTTGAATTAGAAAATATTGGACATTTGCCTCACATTGAAAACTTCAACGGATTTATTAATCCATTAATTCAATTTTTACAAAAATAA
- a CDS encoding 3-ketoacyl-ACP reductase codes for MKNLKNKKAIITGGGKGLGKATALAFANEGIDVAITGRNEADLKETVSELEALGVKAIYSVFDVSDYKEVQTGIKSIMNTFGSIDILVNNAGIAAFGSLNDMDVKQWSQIIQTNVMGMYYVTKEVLPYLISKNEGDIINVASTAGLNGNANTSAYSASKFAVIGMSESLMKEVRKNNIRVCTLTPSTIASDMSIELGIANKDSEDSVLQPEDFAELIVAGLKLPRRAMLKSASLWSTNP; via the coding sequence ATGAAAAATTTAAAAAATAAAAAAGCAATAATTACTGGAGGCGGGAAAGGGCTTGGAAAAGCAACGGCTCTAGCATTTGCAAATGAAGGCATTGACGTTGCTATAACAGGAAGAAATGAAGCCGATTTAAAAGAAACTGTTTCTGAATTAGAAGCATTGGGTGTTAAGGCCATATATTCCGTATTCGATGTTAGCGATTATAAGGAAGTTCAAACTGGAATTAAAAGCATTATGAACACCTTCGGCTCTATAGATATTTTAGTAAACAATGCTGGTATTGCAGCTTTTGGATCTTTAAATGACATGGATGTTAAGCAATGGAGTCAAATTATACAAACCAATGTTATGGGGATGTATTATGTAACGAAAGAAGTTTTACCATACTTAATTAGTAAGAACGAAGGTGACATCATTAATGTAGCATCTACAGCAGGATTGAACGGAAACGCAAACACATCAGCTTATTCTGCATCAAAATTCGCCGTTATTGGCATGTCTGAATCTTTAATGAAGGAAGTGCGTAAAAATAACATTCGTGTGTGTACATTAACGCCAAGTACCATCGCTTCTGATATGTCTATTGAATTAGGTATTGCCAATAAAGATTCCGAAGACAGCGTTTTACAACCTGAAGATTTTGCAGAATTAATCGTTGCTGGTTTAAAATTACCAAGAAGAGCCATGCTTAAAAGTGCCTCTTTATGGTCTACAAACCCATAA
- a CDS encoding DsbA family oxidoreductase, with product MKEKLKIDIVSDVVCPWCTIGFKRLEQAIKELGIEDQVEIEWQPFELNPHMPAEGQNLQEHIAEKYGSTLEQQKESQQHMIDAGDELGFTFDYFEDMRMSNTFDAHMLLEYAKDFGKQTDLKMRLTTSFFSERKDVSKRDVLKQALLDVGLNAEEALATLDNEEARHEVRSKEDYWKNLGVNSVPTVVFNRKSAVTGAQPVDVFKQVLTELLQAK from the coding sequence ATGAAAGAAAAATTAAAAATTGATATCGTTTCAGATGTTGTATGCCCTTGGTGTACCATTGGCTTCAAACGTTTAGAACAAGCAATAAAAGAATTAGGTATTGAAGATCAAGTCGAAATTGAATGGCAACCTTTTGAGTTAAACCCTCATATGCCTGCTGAAGGTCAAAATTTACAAGAACATATTGCAGAAAAATATGGATCTACCTTGGAACAGCAAAAAGAATCGCAACAGCACATGATTGACGCTGGAGATGAACTTGGTTTTACTTTCGATTATTTTGAAGACATGCGCATGTCCAACACATTTGATGCTCATATGCTCTTAGAGTATGCTAAAGATTTTGGTAAACAAACCGATTTAAAAATGCGTTTAACTACGTCATTTTTTAGTGAAAGAAAGGACGTTTCTAAAAGAGATGTATTAAAACAAGCTTTACTTGATGTTGGTTTAAATGCGGAAGAAGCATTAGCTACATTAGATAACGAAGAAGCACGACACGAAGTGAGAAGTAAAGAAGACTATTGGAAAAACTTAGGTGTTAACTCGGTTCCTACGGTAGTTTTTAATAGAAAAAGTGCCGTTACAGGGGCGCAACCTGTGGATGTGTTCAAGCAAGTGTTAACAGAACTCTTACAGGCTAAATAG
- a CDS encoding haloacid dehalogenase type II has protein sequence MKNNRRNFIKNIGIMGTTGMMIPNLAFGNTPENSTNKIRPKVLFFDVNETLLDLTQMKEQVGEALEGRKDLLSLWFTTMLQYSLVTTAGGQYEHFGNIGAAALQMVAANNGITISESEARHTIVNALRGLPAHPEVKTALKQLKKDGYKLVSFTNSSNEGVKKQFESAGLTEYFDERLSVEDIGKFKPFSDTYAWAARKVGVKPEECMLIAAHGWDVAGALWAGWRAAFISRPGQQTFPLAPKTEIIESDLKKVADILVTYK, from the coding sequence ATGAAAAACAATCGAAGAAACTTCATTAAAAACATAGGAATTATGGGAACAACAGGAATGATGATACCAAATTTAGCTTTTGGCAACACACCAGAAAATAGTACGAATAAAATAAGACCTAAAGTATTATTTTTTGACGTGAACGAAACACTTTTAGATCTCACCCAAATGAAAGAGCAAGTTGGAGAAGCTTTAGAAGGACGAAAAGATTTATTATCGCTATGGTTTACAACCATGTTGCAATACTCCTTAGTAACCACAGCAGGCGGACAATACGAACATTTTGGAAATATTGGAGCCGCTGCATTACAAATGGTGGCCGCAAATAATGGTATTACAATTTCAGAAAGCGAAGCACGACATACCATAGTAAATGCGTTGCGAGGTTTACCTGCGCACCCTGAAGTTAAAACGGCTTTAAAACAATTAAAAAAGGATGGCTATAAACTGGTTTCATTCACCAATTCATCAAACGAAGGTGTGAAAAAACAATTTGAAAGTGCTGGTTTAACCGAATATTTCGATGAAAGATTAAGTGTTGAAGATATTGGTAAATTTAAACCATTTTCAGACACTTATGCTTGGGCAGCCCGTAAAGTGGGAGTTAAACCAGAAGAATGCATGTTAATAGCAGCTCATGGTTGGGATGTTGCAGGAGCACTTTGGGCTGGTTGGAGAGCCGCATTTATTAGCCGACCTGGACAACAAACTTTTCCGTTAGCTCCAAAAACAGAAATTATAGAATCTGATTTAAAAAAAGTAGCAGATATTCTTGTGACTTATAAATAA
- a CDS encoding carboxymuconolactone decarboxylase family protein, which produces MTTLKIHNIETAPEKSKPFLEKSQKANGMIPGLHGVLAGAPGLLEAYQTLHQLFVDSSFNNDELTVVWQTINVEHACHYCVPAHTGIAKMMKVDDSITEALRNETPLENSKLEALRTMTLTMVRNRGHVAQDDLNAFYAAGYTERHVLEIILGLSQKVISNYTNHIANTPVDTPFQKFAWKK; this is translated from the coding sequence ATGACAACATTAAAAATTCATAACATCGAAACAGCACCAGAAAAAAGTAAACCCTTTTTAGAGAAATCTCAAAAAGCAAATGGTATGATTCCTGGTTTGCACGGGGTATTAGCGGGCGCTCCAGGATTACTTGAAGCTTATCAAACACTACATCAATTGTTTGTAGATTCTTCTTTTAACAATGACGAATTAACTGTTGTTTGGCAAACAATAAATGTTGAACATGCATGTCATTATTGTGTACCTGCGCATACAGGCATTGCAAAAATGATGAAAGTTGATGACAGCATTACAGAAGCATTACGTAATGAAACACCTCTTGAAAATTCAAAATTAGAGGCTTTACGTACTATGACGTTAACTATGGTTCGCAATCGCGGACATGTAGCACAAGATGATTTAAACGCTTTTTACGCTGCAGGATATACTGAAAGACACGTATTAGAAATTATTTTAGGCTTATCTCAAAAAGTAATTAGTAACTATACAAACCACATTGCAAATACACCTGTAGATACACCTTTCCAAAAGTTTGCTTGGAAGAAATAA
- a CDS encoding TetR/AcrR family transcriptional regulator, whose product MARKKEYLEAEVVEKAMNLFWRNGYETTSMQMLEKEMGINKFSIYSSFGSKHGLFLESLKCYKQKVSVILEKFKNATNGVADIKQFFYDSVDINYKGSDQKGCFVTNTYNEFSEREDQLIKEQMGLFMDNLKLLIIEKLKMDASKDEKTIMQQANFLLLAKHGLAAASRVNSQQEIEDYIEMTFKNI is encoded by the coding sequence ATGGCAAGGAAAAAAGAATATTTAGAAGCTGAGGTTGTAGAAAAAGCCATGAATTTATTTTGGCGCAATGGCTATGAAACAACTTCTATGCAAATGCTGGAAAAAGAAATGGGCATTAACAAGTTTTCTATTTACTCTAGTTTTGGAAGTAAACATGGATTGTTTCTTGAAAGCTTGAAATGTTACAAACAGAAAGTGAGTGTTATCCTTGAAAAATTTAAAAATGCCACTAATGGTGTCGCCGATATTAAGCAGTTTTTTTATGATTCGGTTGATATAAATTACAAAGGAAGCGATCAAAAAGGTTGTTTTGTTACTAATACATATAATGAATTTTCAGAACGGGAAGACCAATTAATTAAGGAACAAATGGGTTTATTTATGGACAACCTAAAGCTTTTGATTATTGAAAAATTAAAAATGGACGCTTCCAAAGATGAAAAAACCATCATGCAACAAGCTAACTTTTTATTATTAGCAAAACACGGGTTAGCCGCTGCTTCCAGAGTTAATAGCCAGCAAGAAATTGAAGATTACATAGAAATGACATTCAAAAACATATAA
- a CDS encoding DUF2200 family protein, whose translation MENTLTKQVRYSDKLIDGLSKGHKMEKIYVQSQI comes from the coding sequence ATGGAAAACACATTAACTAAACAAGTAAGATATTCAGATAAGTTGATTGATGGATTATCAAAAGGACATAAAATGGAAAAAATTTACGTGCAAAGTCAAATCTAA
- a CDS encoding SDR family NAD(P)-dependent oxidoreductase, giving the protein MSEGVFRGCYYNHKGEEITRCFIQENSIMCDYVNFETNAVSSGYLQVCTDGFATAKLLLQKGYYVYLGSRNSQNGAAAVEKLKTENLTNVEYIQLDVTDNNSVKTASE; this is encoded by the coding sequence GTGTCAGAAGGGGTTTTCAGAGGTTGTTATTATAACCATAAAGGAGAAGAAATAACACGCTGTTTTATTCAAGAAAACAGTATAATGTGTGATTATGTGAATTTTGAGACTAATGCTGTTTCTTCGGGTTACCTTCAGGTTTGTACCGATGGCTTTGCTACAGCTAAATTATTATTACAAAAAGGGTATTACGTTTATCTAGGTAGTAGAAATAGCCAAAATGGAGCAGCAGCTGTTGAAAAATTGAAAACAGAAAATCTAACTAATGTTGAGTACATTCAACTAGATGTAACAGATAACAATTCAGTCAAAACAGCTTCCGAATAA
- a CDS encoding MBL fold metallo-hydrolase yields MKAVLKRTLLLFSIVQLISVKSLAQEKQNQFIIKIGEVEVISLSDGIVPTDAFKLLKEEHSGLIDSLLTKSGVENPVNIQVNAFLVLLDNKKILIDAGAGDFLNIDSAGKLVESLKMAGYEPKDITDILLTHVHADHSGGLAIDNESVFPNAIIHLHELEYNYYIDNKNLNGMKEMERIFFLKEQAILALYKNRIKTFKGSKKIFPEIKTVPLLGHTPGHTAYLLKSNHNKILFWGDMVHIKEIQFVLPNLADSYDIDIEKGKNQRLKIYKNLARKKLTIAGAHIKFPGIGKLNKSKNEYEWIPIE; encoded by the coding sequence ATGAAAGCAGTTTTAAAAAGAACATTACTATTATTTAGTATAGTTCAATTAATAAGTGTAAAATCGTTAGCACAAGAAAAACAAAACCAATTTATTATCAAAATCGGGGAGGTAGAAGTTATATCATTATCTGACGGTATTGTGCCGACAGATGCCTTTAAATTATTAAAAGAGGAACATTCTGGTCTAATCGATAGTTTGCTTACTAAATCTGGGGTAGAAAACCCGGTAAATATTCAAGTCAATGCATTTCTAGTTTTATTAGATAATAAAAAAATTCTAATTGATGCTGGAGCGGGTGATTTTTTAAATATTGACTCAGCAGGAAAACTAGTAGAGAGTTTAAAAATGGCAGGATATGAACCAAAAGATATCACAGATATACTACTAACTCATGTTCATGCGGATCATTCTGGTGGATTAGCAATTGATAATGAAAGTGTGTTTCCAAATGCTATTATTCATTTACACGAACTTGAATATAACTATTATATAGATAATAAGAATCTTAATGGAATGAAAGAGATGGAGCGAATTTTTTTCCTAAAAGAACAAGCAATATTGGCTTTATATAAAAATAGAATAAAGACTTTTAAAGGTTCTAAAAAAATATTTCCCGAAATAAAAACAGTTCCCTTGCTAGGGCACACTCCTGGCCATACGGCTTACTTACTTAAAAGTAATCATAATAAAATACTGTTTTGGGGAGATATGGTACATATAAAAGAAATACAATTTGTATTGCCAAACCTAGCAGATTCATATGATATAGATATTGAAAAAGGAAAAAACCAACGTCTTAAAATTTATAAAAATCTAGCTCGTAAAAAACTAACTATTGCAGGAGCTCACATTAAGTTTCCTGGTATTGGTAAACTTAATAAAAGTAAAAACGAGTATGAATGGATTCCTATTGAATAA
- a CDS encoding alpha/beta hydrolase translates to MNQIKYRNTVVDGVSIAYREVGDVNKPTILLLHGYPSSSHQYRKVLNQLGDEFHLIAPDYPGFGNSDFPSPEIYEYTFDNMALTIQSFIKLKGLDSYAIMMQDYGAPIGFRIATANPEKVTAIITQNGNAYEEGIGEAWAGIKEFWKNRNESTEKALLPAFTLEGLKWQYTHGTRSPENINADTWHLDYLRMSRPNAHRVNLDLWYDYQSNLKLYPIWQEYLRENQPPLLVVWGKNDKYFPESGAEAFKQDVKKIDYNIYNTGHFALEENGDEIISKIRDFMNAL, encoded by the coding sequence ATGAATCAAATTAAATACAGAAATACAGTAGTTGATGGCGTATCAATTGCTTATCGAGAAGTTGGAGATGTAAATAAACCAACAATTTTATTGTTACACGGTTACCCATCATCATCACATCAGTACAGGAAAGTACTTAATCAACTTGGGGATGAATTTCACTTAATAGCTCCAGATTATCCAGGTTTTGGTAATAGTGATTTTCCTTCTCCTGAAATATATGAATACACCTTTGATAATATGGCTCTCACAATTCAGTCATTTATTAAATTAAAAGGGTTAGACTCTTATGCAATAATGATGCAAGATTATGGGGCTCCTATCGGTTTCAGAATTGCAACTGCAAACCCAGAAAAAGTAACCGCAATTATAACTCAAAATGGGAACGCATATGAAGAAGGTATTGGTGAAGCTTGGGCAGGTATTAAAGAATTTTGGAAAAACAGAAATGAAAGTACAGAAAAAGCTTTGTTGCCTGCATTTACGCTAGAAGGTTTAAAATGGCAATATACTCACGGTACTAGAAGTCCTGAAAACATCAATGCTGATACATGGCATTTAGATTATTTAAGAATGTCACGTCCTAATGCCCACAGAGTAAATTTAGATTTATGGTATGATTATCAAAGTAATTTAAAATTATATCCTATATGGCAAGAATATCTAAGAGAAAACCAACCACCATTATTAGTTGTTTGGGGTAAAAATGATAAATACTTTCCGGAAAGCGGTGCAGAAGCATTTAAACAAGATGTTAAGAAAATAGATTATAATATTTATAATACTGGACATTTTGCTCTTGAAGAAAATGGAGATGAGATAATATCCAAAATACGAGATTTTATGAATGCTTTATAG
- a CDS encoding TetR/AcrR family transcriptional regulator — translation MRPQKIEEQDMLDGFAKLFREKGYEGTSLAELAEVTGLKKASLYHRFPKGKEEMAQAVLLHVNNWVEENVFNTLTNQLLSPKERLKNGLQSIKELYAEGNNPCLLQTFSMQSGVNLFNQLINDSMSHWVDAFTNIGLAFDLTLYVAKEKAIQVLIDIQGSLIVSRGFNNPNIFINTLNNIEVIYAKD, via the coding sequence ATGAGACCACAAAAAATAGAAGAACAAGATATGCTTGATGGCTTTGCAAAACTATTTAGAGAAAAAGGCTATGAAGGAACAAGCTTGGCTGAGTTAGCAGAAGTTACCGGATTAAAAAAAGCAAGCTTATATCATAGGTTCCCCAAAGGAAAAGAAGAAATGGCACAAGCTGTATTGCTACATGTTAATAATTGGGTAGAGGAAAATGTTTTTAATACGTTAACCAATCAATTACTCTCTCCTAAAGAGCGACTTAAAAATGGATTACAATCTATAAAGGAACTATACGCAGAAGGTAACAATCCTTGTCTTTTACAAACCTTTTCAATGCAATCTGGAGTAAACTTATTTAATCAACTTATTAATGATTCTATGTCACATTGGGTGGATGCTTTTACAAATATTGGTTTAGCATTTGATTTAACCCTATATGTAGCAAAAGAAAAAGCTATTCAGGTGCTTATTGATATTCAAGGTAGTCTTATCGTATCAAGAGGTTTTAATAACCCCAATATTTTTATTAATACCTTAAATAATATTGAAGTTATATACGCTAAAGATTAA